The DNA segment AGGCTCGCCCCCGCTCCGCAAGCAAGAGCCATTCTGGAGCGGCTACAGAAGCTCTCGGAGTCATTCGGGACCCAAATCGACATAGAGAACGGCATTGGATTGATCCGACTGCGGCCCAGTTCGTCGCAATGACGCCGCTCAGGGTGAATGCTTGATGCGAAGTGCCTCCGCTGCGCGTCGCAAACTGCCGTGGTGGGCAGCAGCCGTCGCGTAGCGCCGCCGTGGAAAGACGTGATGGCAGGGGTCGTCATCGACAGTGCCATCATGAAGTCGGCCTAACGCGGCTATACCAACACATCGATCCCTCGGAGCCTCGGCGGATTCCAGGAGGCGAACCGAGATTCCAGCTGGCTTGGAATGCCGTGTCAAAGACGGGTTCTCGTCTTCTGGGCCTCTTGCCGCCATAAGCCGGATATTGGTGCGGCCGTCCTAGCGGCGACCGTACGTGGGTTTGACCAGGTTCGAATAGCCAGCCGTGTGCCGCAATCTGACCAGCTCTGATTCCGCAGCCAGCCACCGACTCGAGTTGAGGAAACCTGATCGAGGCGGCATCGAAGTTATCCTCCAGTTCCTTCGGTAGGTTCCAAGTGCGTCTCAAAACCAAGCTGCGTATTCCGATGATGCCGGACGGCTATTCCAATCTGAAGCCGGACAGGTATTCCGATCTCATGCCGGACACGATTGGAGTGCACCCCTAGACTGAGACACAGAAAATCGCGGACAGTTTCCCCACAAGGAGAGGAAATTGGGGCATGGCCAGACGGCAAAGGGTCATTGATGAAGATCAAAAACTGAAGCTTCTCCAGCGCATGGAGGCGGGCGAAACTGTCAGCAAGTTGGCGGATGAGGTTGGAATCAGTCGCCAACGACTTTACGAGTGGCGTGATCAACTCAGGCTCCGCGGTAGTCTGAAGTCACGCCGGCGCGGCCGGCCGGCCAGATCGACAACAGGAGTTGACGGGGCCGCGCGGCTGCAGAACCCAGTCGACACGCCGGCACCTCAGGAAAAGGCGCTGACCAAGGCCAGGCGCCGGATCAGGGAATTGGAGCAGAAAGTCGGGCAACAGCAACTCGATCTCGATTTTTTTCGCGAAGCCTTGCGGCATTTCGAGGAAGATCATCGTCGAGCAGCGCTCCTGGCGAAACGGGATCTTCAAAGTCATCGAAAAGATGACGACCGGCCTGTCGCAAGGCGAATTCAACATCGATAGAATGTGCTGGCTCGCTGGCGTGAGCCGCGCGAGTTATTACCGTCACTGGCTGGATTCGGCCCCGCGTCGGGCCGAGACAGGTTTGCGCGATCTGATTCAGAAGCTGGCTCTCGGCAACGCGCACTACGGCTACCGCCGGATCGCAGCCCTGCTGCGGCGGGAGGGGTGGCAGGTCAATCACAAATGCGTTCTACGGATCATGCGGGAAGACAATCTGCTGTGCCTGCGCGCAAAACCCTTTGTTCCTGTGACGAGGAACTCGAGGCATGGTTGGCACGTCGTGCCGAACCTTGCCAGGGGAATGATCCTCAATAGGCTCGACCAGCTGTGGGTGGCCGATATCACGTTCCTGCATCTGGCTGAGGAGTTTGCTTTCCTTGCCGTTGTGCTTGACGCCTATAGCCGCAAAGTGGTCGGCTGGGCGTTGGATACGCATCTCAGAGCAAGCCTTGCCATCGAGGCCCTCGAGATGGCTATCGCTGATCGCCGGCCCGAACCCGGGAGCCTCGTGCATCATTCCGACCGCGGGGTTCAATACGCGTGCGGAGCGTACTCCGAACTTCTGAATCGTCACGGTATCCAGGCGAGCATGAGCCGTGTCGGCAATCCTTACGATAATGCGAAGGCGGAGAGCTTCATGAAAACGCTCAAGCAGGAAGAAGTGCAGGGCCTCACCTACAAGGATGCGGCCGACGCGCGCAAACGGATCGGAGCCTTCATCGATACCATCTACAACCAGCAAAGGCTGCATTCGGCGCTCGACTATCTCACTCCTGAGGAATACGAGCAGAAGCATTCAAGCAGACGACTGACAGAAAAGGCTGCATAGCTTAACACGGAAACTGTCCGCGATTTTCTGTGTCTCAGTCTGGGGGTGCACTCCACGATTGTCCGGATTTTGATCGGAATCCCGTCCCGTTAACTCCCGGAATCCGCAACCAAGCTACTACATTTCAAACCGCCCCGCTTTGTGTGCTGCCCATTTCAGCAGCCGATCCAGTTTGACGCAAATTCTTCTCTCACATGCATCATCCTTGCGAGGAGCGTTGGACGGAGAATTCTGATCGTCGATTGAATAAGTGAAGAACTGACGTCGATCGTCATCCTGCGCTCAAAAAGGAAACTAATCACCCCTTTGTTCTTGCGCACCAAGAATACGCAACGCGGTAGGAAACATCGAAACGGCTCTACAGGACTAACTAAAAGGCTGATGTAACATGAGAAGCGTTGAAACTTTCCGGGATGTGCAGAGCGAGGCAACCGAGTGGCGTCGCTACCTGCACCAGAATCCGGAGCTCGGCTATCAGTTACACAACACAGCAACGTTCGTAGCCGAGAAACTGGCTTCGTTCGGCATCAATCATATCGAAACGGGGATAGCTGAGACCGGTATTGTCGCACTCATTCAAGGCGAAGGCGGAGACGGACCGACGATCGGATTGAGGGCGGACATGGATGCCCTCCCAATCGTTGAGGCGTCAAACAAACCCTGGTCGTCGCAAATACCGGGCAAAATGCATGCGTGTGGCCACGACGGTCACACCGCGATGTTGCTGGGCGCCGCGAAACACCTTGCGAGTACGCGCAACTTTAAGGGCTCCGTCGCTTTGATCTTTCAGCCGGCAGAAGAAGTGGAACTGCCATCGGGCGGTCTGAGGATGGTCCAGGGGGGAATCATGGATCGTTTTGGCATCTCCCAGGTTTTTGGAATGCACAACATGCCAGGCATGGAGATCGGCAAGTTCGGCATTTGCGATGGCCCGATCATGGGCTCGCAGGACGACTTCGACCTCATCGTGAAGGGCAGGGGCGGCCATGCCGCCTCGCCGCATCGGACCATCGATCCCGTTGTCATTGCAGCACAGATCATCATTGGCCTGCAAACCTTGGTCTCGCGCAAAACCGATCCCATCGAGTCGCTGGTGATCTCAGTCACCAAGTTGAACGCCGCACGGGCCTACAACATCATTCCCGATCGCGTTGAAATCGCCGGAACCGTGAGAACCCTCGCACCCGCCCTGCAAGACTTCGCCGAACGGGAGATTTTGGCAGCCGCCCAGGGTATTGGGCGCGGATTCGGCGCGGACGTTGAGTTCAAGTACCGTCGATCCGTCCCGGTTACCTTCAACCATACGGAGGGGACCAATCTGGCGATCACGGCGGCGCGCAATCTCGTGGGGCCTGCCTCCGTGGACGACAACATCAGAGTGAGTATGGAGGCGGAGGACTTCGCCTACATGCTTGAGACGCGGCCGGGCGCTTACATTATGCTTGGAAATGGACCGACCGCCGGCGTGCACCACCCGACATATGATTTCAACGACGAAGCCTTGCCTTACGGCATCGGCTATTGGGTGAACCTGGTTGAGACGGTTCTGGCCGCTTGAAGCGACGACACCGAAGAGCGTGCGGGACTATCGCGCGATCCGAGAGCAGGATGATTTCATTCTCCCATCATGTCCCGCCTCCGCGAAATAGTTGGTGCGCTCATTTGCGGTGACGGCAATAAGGATTTAGCCGATAGCGTGCAGATGGCGTCTGAGGTGCGTCCGGCGGCCTGTCCGAGCAGATGCTTGGTCTTGACGAAGAACTGCTCGATCGGGTTGCAGACCTTTCTCGGCTTTGAGATGGCGTTCGAAGAGCTGGTAAACGGGATCGCGACCGTCTTTATGCCGCCCTCCACGCGAAAGCGGCGCAGCAAAGCTCTCGAATCGCTGACAGGCGGCTTCCAAGAGATCGGCGCTATGGTGAGCTAGACGGCGTGAAGGCGGGGTCCACATGCCCCCATGTGAGAGACTATCATGAGCAAGATTTTGCACCGGACCATTCATGCAAACCTGCCCCTGGCTGTGGGCGGGCGTGGCATCGAGATGTTTGACGCCGACGGCAAGGCATACATTGACGCCTCCGGCGGAGCTGCTGTGTCGTGTATTGGCCACGGTCATCCGGAGGTGCTCGCGGCGCTGCACGCTCAGCTCGACAAGCTTGCCTACGCTCATACGGGCTTCTTCACGACGGACATCGCTGAGCGGCTCGCGGACCGCCTCGTTGCCGACTCTCCGGATGGGATCGATTATGTCTATCTCGTCAGCGGCGGGTCGGAAGCGATGGAGGCCGCGCTGAAGATGGCGCGCCAGTATTTCGTCGAGAAGGGGGAAGGTCGTCGCAGGCATATCATCGCGCGCCATCAAAGTTACCATGGTAATACTCTGGGAGCGCTAGCCGCTGGCGGCAATGAATGGCGCCGGGCCCAGTTCCGACCGCTCCTGGTCGAAACCCATCACGTTGCGCCGTGCTATGCATATCGTGGTCGCTTACCTGCCGAAAGTGAGCATCAGTATGGTCAGCGCGTGGCCAACCAACTTGAGGCGAAAATTCTCGAGCTCGGACCACACGAAGTGATCGCATTCGTCGCGGAAACTGTCGTTGGCGCGACTGCGGGCGCGGTGCCGCCAGTGAACGGATACTTCAAGAAGATACGCGAAATCTGTGACCGCTACGGCGTTCTCCTAATCCTAGATGAGGTCATGTGCGGCACGGGGCGCACCGGAACTATGCACGCTTTCGAACAGGAAGGCATCGTGCCAGACATAATGGCAATCGCAAAGGGGCTGGGAGGGGGCTATCAGCCGATCGGCGCCGTCATGTTAGGACGGCATATCTACGACGCTTTCGCTTCTGGATCGGGATTTTTCCAGCATGGTCATACCTATATGGGGCACTCCATGGCGGCGGCGGCAGGCCTTGCAGTACAGGACATTATTCGCGAGCATCGCCTTCTGGATAACGTCAGAGAGATGGGGGAGCTGCTCAACCGGCGGCTTCATGAGCGTTTTGACAATCATCATCATGTCGGCGATATTCGCGGTCGCGGTCTTTTTCGTGCCATAGAAATCGTAGCTGACCGCTCCGATAAATCGCCGTTCGACCCGGCGTGCAAACTGAATGTGGCCGTGAAACGTGAAGCCATGGCGCGCGGGCTGATGGTCTACCCGATGGGCGGGACGATTGATGGCGTTCGAGGTGACCACGTCTTGCTCGCGCCCCCATTCATCGTCAACGCCGGCCAGGTCGACACGATCGTTGAACGTCTGGGCGATGCCTTAGATGCCTCGATCGCTACTAGAGCACGTCCTGTGATCGATGAATCGATTGTGATGTGACGGGTGCGTTTTGTGCTGATTCAACATCCACCTTGATGGAGGTGGACGATGGGAAGAGCATTGAGCGGGGATCTTCGGTCGCGGGTCTTGAAGGCTTCGGACGAGGGCATGTCGGCGCGGCAAGCGGCGGCGCGGTTCGGCGTGGGAGTGTCCAGCGCGATCCGCTGGATTGCGCGGGCGAAGATCGGCGAACTGGCGCCACGCCCGCAGGGCCGCCGCCGCGCCTCCAGCCTCGATGCGCATGAAGCCTTCATCGTCGGGCTGATCGAGGAGCGCAAGGACATCACGCTGAACGAGATGGTGGAGCGGCTCAGCGCCGAGCATTCGGTGCGGATCAGCCGTAGCGCCTTGAGCGCCTGGCTTCGCGGCCACGGCTGGACATTCAAAAAAAGTCCGCGCACGCACTGGAGCAGGATCGCCCCGACATCCTGAAGCGGCGGACTGGTTCGACGGCCAACTCGATCTCGATCCGGCGAAGCTCGTGTTCATCGATGAGACCGGCCTCTCTCCACAAAGATGGCCCGCCTGCGTGGAAGAGCGCCGCGGGGCGAGCGTTGCCGGGCCGGCTGCCGCA comes from the Mesorhizobium shangrilense genome and includes:
- a CDS encoding helix-turn-helix domain-containing protein translates to MARRQRVIDEDQKLKLLQRMEAGETVSKLADEVGISRQRLYEWRDQLRLRGSLKSRRRGRPARSTTGVDGAARLQNPVDTPAPQEKALTKARRRIRELEQKVGQQQLDLDFFREALRHFEEDHRRAALLAKRDLQSHRKDDDRPVARRIQHR
- a CDS encoding IS3 family transposase; its protein translation is MTTGLSQGEFNIDRMCWLAGVSRASYYRHWLDSAPRRAETGLRDLIQKLALGNAHYGYRRIAALLRREGWQVNHKCVLRIMREDNLLCLRAKPFVPVTRNSRHGWHVVPNLARGMILNRLDQLWVADITFLHLAEEFAFLAVVLDAYSRKVVGWALDTHLRASLAIEALEMAIADRRPEPGSLVHHSDRGVQYACGAYSELLNRHGIQASMSRVGNPYDNAKAESFMKTLKQEEVQGLTYKDAADARKRIGAFIDTIYNQQRLHSALDYLTPEEYEQKHSSRRLTEKAA
- a CDS encoding aspartate aminotransferase family protein, which translates into the protein MSKILHRTIHANLPLAVGGRGIEMFDADGKAYIDASGGAAVSCIGHGHPEVLAALHAQLDKLAYAHTGFFTTDIAERLADRLVADSPDGIDYVYLVSGGSEAMEAALKMARQYFVEKGEGRRRHIIARHQSYHGNTLGALAAGGNEWRRAQFRPLLVETHHVAPCYAYRGRLPAESEHQYGQRVANQLEAKILELGPHEVIAFVAETVVGATAGAVPPVNGYFKKIREICDRYGVLLILDEVMCGTGRTGTMHAFEQEGIVPDIMAIAKGLGGGYQPIGAVMLGRHIYDAFASGSGFFQHGHTYMGHSMAAAAGLAVQDIIREHRLLDNVREMGELLNRRLHERFDNHHHVGDIRGRGLFRAIEIVADRSDKSPFDPACKLNVAVKREAMARGLMVYPMGGTIDGVRGDHVLLAPPFIVNAGQVDTIVERLGDALDASIATRARPVIDESIVM
- a CDS encoding M20 aminoacylase family protein, translating into MRSVETFRDVQSEATEWRRYLHQNPELGYQLHNTATFVAEKLASFGINHIETGIAETGIVALIQGEGGDGPTIGLRADMDALPIVEASNKPWSSQIPGKMHACGHDGHTAMLLGAAKHLASTRNFKGSVALIFQPAEEVELPSGGLRMVQGGIMDRFGISQVFGMHNMPGMEIGKFGICDGPIMGSQDDFDLIVKGRGGHAASPHRTIDPVVIAAQIIIGLQTLVSRKTDPIESLVISVTKLNAARAYNIIPDRVEIAGTVRTLAPALQDFAEREILAAAQGIGRGFGADVEFKYRRSVPVTFNHTEGTNLAITAARNLVGPASVDDNIRVSMEAEDFAYMLETRPGAYIMLGNGPTAGVHHPTYDFNDEALPYGIGYWVNLVETVLAA